The DNA window acaggtgaggacaatcagggcgaTCAGGACCGAagggagaacacacacagaggcagagaaatGCAAGACAAGAACCACTGAGGACAGGAACTAGAAAACAAATCCAGAAACgctaaagacacagagaactcaagaatttAACAATATAGGCTACACtagaaaaaacagaaaccttacaaaataaaaacaggaaacactaaagactactaggaaacattaagacaaaaacaggaaagagaaagaaaccagATGCACACTGCAGACTCCGAACAGTGACCAGAAGGTTTGCCATGAACTGAATTAATCATTTAGtagtttaagatttaaaatgttccattCGCTTAAGTGCTAGATTTGTAGATAACCTCACAGTTAGCAAACAATATGTCACTATGTACTGACAACGTGTTGCTGCAAGCTGCCAAAATAATGGGTATTGGATGGTTTAATGAATATGATAAAGCCAGAGTTTAACTATAAGCCGataaaaggacattttgttGATCAACATGCAAAGTGGATTTTGTTACCTAGATACGGGCAAAACATCAGCCTGGCTGCGTCAGATCTTAAAGGCCTGTGTCCATTAAccgcttttttctttttttaagctggCAGAACTAACGTCTTCGATTTTCCGAGTGCTTCTCAACTGTCGCTAGGTTACCAAAGGGCGCTCAAGGCACTGCTACTTTCCTTGGTAGCGGTCGTAAGAACAGTTTTAAATAGCTCCATGTGATTAAtgtgtatattttgtttatttcaggaaTTTTCACCTGGAAAACTttgcaccagcagcagctctgaacCTGGAAATTGTGCCTCCAAAAAGATGAGACTGATGagtttctccccccccccccccgactatCCTGTTGACCAAGTTGATATCAGAAGACCCGCCTCTTCTGGATTTTAATTATTCAgcgagggagaagtgacattgacgagctCGGCGATACTCCAAAAGTTGAACCATTTTCAACTGAGAGCAgcgacaaaaaaaacccagctgaCGCAGAGGCGGTTTTGGGGCTATGGACGCTGAGCGCTGAGAACCCTGGACTGCATTGGTTTTTCCACAGAAATATGGCATTACTACGGGCGCtgggatagcctagcggttatgtcgcgtgccccatgtacagaggctatagtccttgccGCAGAAACagtgggttcaaatccccactctctcctgccATCATTCCCTGTGTCTTCAGCTGACTCATCAAACGAGAGCAAAcatggcccaaaaataaatatggcATTAGGGGACACAGGcactaatgctaagctaagttaaGCTTACAGTTAGCTGCCTCTAGCGCTGTATTAGAAATATCCCAAAGTGGCCAGATGCAGGTTGAGAATTCATGAAGACTTGTTGTTGACCATGGACGCTGGAACTAATAAAGTGgtcagacaaaaaacaaatcttgacACTTAATAAAGGagtttaaatcaaaaatgtgaaTATCTTTATGCAACTTTCAGTCCTTCCCTCCCTTCACTTGGTTAATTATCTGCTTCTGCTGCATCAGATTGACACCACTGCGAGGGAATGAAACTCCGAATCAAGAAGAATCTGtcaagaggaagtggaggtgaTTCAACCGAGGACAATTCTCCTCACCTTCCAAATCTGCTGTTGTGCAGCTGAGCCCTGCGGCGACCTGCAGGCAGTGCTTCCCTTCCACAAGATATGCAGCACCAACATGTCCGACCAAGTTATGGAGAAGGCAAAGAACAGCATTTAATCATccattaaaaagaaagaaagaaagaaagaaagaaagaaggaggaaTCATTGCAGCAGGAACATCTGTGGCTCTGAGATAAAACGGAGAGTACgttacagagaaaataaatgagtgACAGATGATGACTTGTGGACCCGAACCTGGTAAAAGAGTTTTACTCACTGTCACTGTGGGAATAATGGCCTGCAATGAATCGCGCTGCAGACttgtaaaatggaaaacataataaatgaatggaactgcacatttctgctgctgcgcTGTGAACATCCTCTCTGCAGACGGAGGATTTACTCCATGAGTTTCAGGAGGCTgggcctttttctttcttttttttctgaagtgacATTGAATGAAAAACGATGCACATACAGTAGAGCTCGATTTGCTGACGGTTTAAAGGTGCTTACACCCATGTGGAGGGATGAAAAAGATTCACACGTATATGCTCATACATTCCAGCAGTAGATCACAATAAGTGTTATCTCACCAGAGAGCAGGTTCGATTAAAGGGGCAATTCCTCTCAAAGATTACCACGGCTATACAGAACCTGCAATTTATTATAAGGCTCCAAGAGAGGGACCTGCGTATACTGAATTTGTTTTATAGCTCTGTCACATATACAAAGTGGACCGGGATGGATATTCCTCCCCTGTTGCATCACCAATATAACATGTCTGCAACTTCAGCTACAGTGGAAAATCTCATTCCACAATTTGTGCTGTGCAATAAAATGTGGAGGCCCGATTAAGAAAATGCATTAAATGTGAGTAGCGTTCCTCCTCCATGTGTGTTTGGGAGATAGTCTATTTATATGTCACTTCAGTGAAGTTTATAAAGTTCTTCAAGTATCCGGCACTCGACAATTCAAGGGCTTATTCATGAAAGACAAATCTGCTGTCACTGACTAAACAAACAGCCGCTCAATCAAATGTATCTTCATCGGTTCACAAGCTCTGTTTACACTTTCATGTGGAGGGGACCGAGTTTGATGGAAGTACTCACGCCATCttgaaattatttatattttttccacaCGAAGCGCAATGTGGGTTTAATGACATTCTGGTGCTAAATATCACCCCAGAAGTAACAATCGTTTTCAGATGATTGATGTCGAGTCGGAAGAGGAGAGTCGAGGTAAAGAGAGCAACGTGGAAATGCTCCTGAAGAAACAAGGATTCATTTATCATCaggattcattcattcattcagcatCACGCACAATGTAATGGATACACAAGAGTTACAAAATCAAGGCAAAGATGAGTTGAATTtaaaaggaggggaggaaggaagaattttaatgctttaatttgttttgtcttccttttttatgtATCTAGCCCAATCTCTTCACTTACACTTTCACCTCCCAATAATCTTCAAACCGTGCCCCCAACACTCTCACCTGTCCTGTGCTGCATGTTCTGCAtcactaaattaaaaaataaggaTTCAATTTAGCAGAATTTTGTCATACACCACTGTAAAGATAGTTTAATATGTCATGTAATGTgacgccggtagcctagtggttatgttgtgggcccatgtacagaggctatagtccttgcaGCGGCCATGGGTTCGAGTCTGACGTCGGCCCTTTGTTGCACATCATCCCcatactctctcctcccaacatttcctgtctctcttcagctggtAACGCGGTCTAACTGTTGTATTTATTCTctgtgaaataaatataatatgacACATAAGAATGAAACTCCTGCTTAAGTCTTTATCAGCAGTCCTGCTTTTGCACCACATCGTCTCATctctgcacaaagacacacccaCAGGAAGTCTTCAAGTCAACTTCGATTCAAACTGAGAATACGCCTGGTTTATCTTTACGTTTAGAAAATCTCAAAATTTCACCTTGATCAAGTTTAGTAATTTTCCCACCCGTGGTTTTCGTCACCCTGTGGAGCCCCAGCGCAGTTCAGACGTCTTTAAATGGATCTCTACTGCTCTCTGGTGGACTCAGGCGGAACTGGGCCTTCTGACCACTTCAGGACAGGTGAAGGTGCAGAAGCaggatttttcttcttcttcatgtttgagTTAATTATTTAAAGCTTTATCGTCCTGAACGTATTACGCTTTCAATAATACATTCCCACATTTTTCCAAATAAACGATGTAATCCCATTGGATTGTGTTAGGATtgtaacacatttatttcataatttCCATTATTCAATATCAGATCATTATTTACAACACATCAGCTGcaactgcaataaataaaacagtctTTAATATTATTGCATTTGAATCAGTGCACATCGACAGTCAGCCTAAATCTgtcctgaaaaataaaaaaaaacatctctgcgCACATTGTGTTCTGGCTGGTAACGCatgagcacagaaaaaaaaatatttctcacACTTACAGGATACGCATGCGCAGAGAGAACACCAACTGGTTTGTGTCAAGTAGAGGCAGACGGATGTGATCGAGCCTAAAAAATCACCTTTATTCTGGCATTCATGGTGACACAGTGAGTACGCCTTTATATTCGACTTTTAACGGTGGTGAAATCAGCATGTCTTCTCGTggtttctttttgcatttttgttttgggggtgggggggaataAAACATATAATTCATCAGGATGCAGTGAGGCTGTTGCATGAAGCATCTTCATGTGGATATTCCAGCAGGCAGAAACAGGATTCATCTTCATACCGTGCAAACACACTGCGCTGACATCTCgctgaacaaacacaatctgatTATTTGCACGTCTGCTGCTTTTTACCTTGTGAGGAAAAACATCCTTAAAATGATCAGCTTTTCTGATCGGATAATTAGATGATGTTCCTATAAACGGCTGCATGATGCCTGCTTCGACATGACTGCTTGCCTTGAATCAACCAtcatgtgagtgtgagtgtatcCTCCCGAGGATGCGACTGATGGATGCGATCGCTGCGGTCCATGAGTAAAACGCCTTGTCGCTATCATTATCGCTCATCCCTGATAGACGAGGAGGAAGcggagaagagaggaaggaaggcgGTTGTTgctcatcacattttttttgtcacattgaTGGTAAAACACTGGTAGGATATTTGCCATTTTCGGCTAATGATGCTTACAGTGATGCGAGTCCTGCACGTAAACGCATCATACCCTCgtgaaatgatgaaaaatgtattttttttttgtggatgcATTGCACAGAAGTTGACCCCCCGATAGTTCATGCTTATGAAGTGCTCGTGCATTCCTCAAGACACCTCAGATATTGATGTTTAAAATTGGCTGATGTTATCAATAACAGAGTCACATTGATTGTGTATTTTTGATTTATAGATCAGGGTTTGATTCATCCTCTTCTTTCAGGCCTTCTTGGATCATGTCAGATCTTTAATCTCCTGTGATTTCTTGGATTGAGTttgtaaatctgtgtgtgtgtttgtgtgtgtgtgtgtgatgtgtgtgatgctCCATCTTAATGCGGTAATCTTCCAGTAAACCGCTCCCCTCTCACTCTGCTTGTCACCCGTCTCTCTTCCCCTCAGTCCATGGGCTCAGAGCGGCTGGAGATGCGTAAGAGACAGATGCAGGTTCACCAGGAAACAGCTGCCAGTGTCCTCCAAGCACGCCACAGAATGGGAAACACCCCCACCAACGCCTCAAAcgcctgctgcttctgctggtgctgctgctgtagcTGCTCCTGGTAATGACACTCCTCAGCTTCCCACACAGCGGGCTGCAGACAGGAGACGTATGGTCTTAGGGGGTGATAAGGGACGATTCACTGAGAGACAACTGGATACATGTCGCATGAAATGAGGGTTTTCATCCTCCTGTCCATCCTTTATCTATAGCCAGATATTCTTCATCAGCTGTTAaagctgcattcacacatgcactaaacTGCTGAAATGTCCCCAGATTGTCACAGATGCTGCATATGTGAACGCAAATTACCAAATTTTAGCCAGATTTTATCCGACTTTTTTCCAAGCCCCCTTGgaaaacacagcaggatgtGTGTACACAACCAGTCAGTGTACGGTGAGATTGTCGTGCACTTAATATGGCAACTTCACACTCTTCCTCGCTCgccagtattttcttttcctctcttttgttgAAACTGTGAATACGTCAAATAACAAGTAGCACTGacataaaagcaaaaacagtcATAGCATCAGACTCTGCTTTGCCTGCCATCTTGGATATCTTGTAAAcattacgtcacgtcttacctcctGAGGCTCAGCTGTGATTTGATTTGTCAGCAGTTAGCATTTGAATGAACTTCAAAAATTTTCCTTTAAACACTTGAGTCCATGACGGATTCAGAACTTTCCACACCAGCAGCAGCCATCTTGGTTGTATATGAAAATACCCCTGGAGTACAGCCAGcgtgtaaaagtaaaagtatccCCAAATAAGAATGGAAAGCTCCCTGAAGAGGAGATCTGAAACGTACTCTAcgtcatttgtttttgtgccgGTTTGAGCCAACTGTAGCGTTACATTGCTCATCAATACGACAGGTTTGTGAATGCAGTGCGGCAGAAAATGTTGTCACTGAATGAGACGTTGCAAAAAGTCAACACTGGTAGATGCAGTATTTATATCCCTGAGTTATTATGcagaacaaaacataaaaacatttcaaattggAGGAATTATATTAACAATCGTTTCCACGGCACCAATCTGGAACAAGTCTGtacaacttatttttattttatttgaaaggcCGCTGCAAGATCTGGTGATGTATCCAATGCTAAAGGACGCAGCAGCGATCTGCATAAGTTTATAGAAAATGAAGATATCGCTCATTTCATCATGTAGTCCGAAACGCTCAGTTGTGAACACATCTTACATTCTGGCTCCATCCTCCCACTCACTGAACAACACAACGGCCCACGCTACGGCAGccgagaaaaacagaaacacacaggccCTGTGACCCACGCTGGATCTCATTGGTCGGAggcctcgggggggggggggttatctgTTTTGGAATCAACCGGCGTTTACCTCGGTTTCCTCTGAGAACAGTCCACCTGCTGTGTGCGGGACACGGCCATGTTAATTCACTCCGCTGGGGATGACACCCGTTGTCTCTACATCGCTTATCATTCCATAGTATTTGTTGCAAGGCTGCGACAGCCTCGTTCCCAGGTGGGATGGCTCACGTTGGACTCTCACCTGAACCAATTAATCTGCAGCCAGCTGCTACATGGGCTGTTTtaattacacacacaggaaatacCCACAGGACGCTGCGGCCAGTTGACACAATTATCTATTATCGCAACCCTTCCCAACGTTCCCAGTAGATCCTCCTGAAGCTACTTAAGgtgttttgttatttcaatAATACAAACAACATGCAATGCATCAAATATGAGAAATAGGCCcataaaaaaagcaaagcatGTTGACTGATATCCAAGTTAATTCCCTGCCCCACCAAAAAAGTGAATTTCCACTTGTTAAACCAGAAAGGgcaattttacatttgtattaaaataaattagatATGGTGTGTTAATTCATGACTTTTGAAGAGGTGCCAATCTGGTCATGGACAAGATGGCTGTCTACCACTGAGTCTGGTTCTTCTGTTAACTCTAatgtgtgtctctagtctgtctacaaaccctccaatgatgagaaaagtccacccagtccatcttttccctgctccacttttcagaaaatgtgtgctcaaacaggccgtttggagattttccctttatgacatcacaaagagcagtagCCCCTCCCAAAGGTGGATGCattcccacagctaggtgtttgttctgccctctgagtctgccttctcgccgtaaacaataggacatggagcgagaaagcctgagacactcaagtccttccagagagggggcgtggtcagacacagctcatttacatttaaaggtacagacacagaaacagtctgttctgagcagggctgaaatagaggggtttatagacatgatcaaatacaggatcagagtggatttagaacaagaaagttcacacacatgttttgaggagctctgagacttattaaacggaaaaggaggagaatatgtgacctttaagaaaatTACAAACTCTCTTGTTTCAACCTGATAATGACCACATATCCAAAGGGAGATCAATCTGAATATTTTTGGAGTTTGCTGCTCAAAGGAAAACCAACTttcattgtaaatgttttttttcttttagtttgacTGTTCGGGGTGAGGATGAGACTGTACAGAGATCAACGTTTGAGCACAGAACAGAGGGAACCACAAACTGTGAAGAAAGGTAACAACTGAACACACGAAACAATTCCACAAGAGCACCGTGTGTCATGTGGTGTTGCCGTTCCTTTCatattaaataaacaataaatcaacTCATCTGTTCTCGTCCAGCCTGAAGCCTACTCTGGAAGACGCCCGCTCCTGGTCGATTTCGTTTGAGAAGGTGATGAAGAGTGCAGCCGGCCGCAGCTGCTTCAGGCAGTTCCTCAGGACGGAGTTCAGCGAGGAGAACATGATGTTCTGGCTCGCCTGCGAGGATCTCAAAAAGGAGACCAACAAGACTGTGGTGGAGGAGAAAGTGCGTCAAATATACGAGGACTTCATCTCAATCCTGTCCCCTAAAGAGGTGAGATATAAGCTAGAGAGCACTTTTTGTCGCTACAGCTGATTTCAACCTTTAAAGgtgcaatatgtaagatatcgcTTGCCATGTGGTttagtgtttatccagctctgcatcggtctgtaaacctttctgcgttctagcctctctccatttttcaaaagcatctccaatattgatcctagtttgagcacgtttctgctcgtggagcttattagaaacatgcagaggctttttaggtcgggtacaatcacttctatctgaaccagttctctttgCCCgtttccatcgctgcaacacctgttggtttgacctgataactggtctcatatctggcaaaccgaggggtgtccaaaacggccgtgtagggcggtgccttaaaaccgcctaccttctctggtccaaacaaatccagagcattcaggaccagaatctaaagttagaaggaggacatactggctgctgcattgttgtcagagaagcacttcaacacagcatgtttctttaatgtctgatcatatagtaagatacctttatcaatgaattcagtagatattttacagattggtcctttaaaggAGAGGTgtagttgttgatttttttagttCAGCAGCCTCTGACACCAAACAATCTCATTAAAAAATGGCCGACTCTACATTGAATGTCCAGCCTGTTCACATTTCACTGAGCTTCAACCTCTTACCTTCACGCCTCCTTCAGGTCAGTTTGGATTCCCGCGTTCGAGAGGTGATAAACCGCAACATGCTGGAGCCGACCTCGTGCACGTTTGACGACGCTCAGCAGCAGATCTACACGCTGATGCAGAGAGACTCGTACCCCCGCTTCATCAACTCCTCTGAGTACACGGATCTGCTGAAGAACCTGGAGGAGCCCCCCCCTGAGCCGTAGACTCCGGAAACCGCCACACACTGAACTTTTCAAAATGGCGCATGCGTCCCACCCGAAGGAGTTTTCCGTGGTGTGTTTTTCCTGCCGGAgtacagaaagacagacacttCTTTAGACTTGTCTTTATCCAGCTGTTACTGCTGTTTATTTACCCATGATTAGCTTGGAGCATATGAGAACAAATGCTATGTCCAGCACCGGTTACTTGTTCAAAAAACATATCTATATTTTTATATACTCCCAAGCGCTTGACATTGCACTTTTCTACCTTGTTTAATGAGGGACAGCATGTATCTGTGAGCACTGCATTTGTATTTAGGATTACTGAGCCTTAATGCATATCCAGTTCTTGTAGAAGCTAGTAGGTTTTATTTAACAGTaactgaagaagaaggaaaGTGCCTTGGAATAAGATCTTCTAAACTCGCACCTTTGGTCAAACGAAAACACGGTGCGACAAAGACTTCACATGTTGGTGCTTTCAGCTCTTCTCAAAGAAACGTTTTTACAACTCAATGAGCTGATACCCTTGGATAGAGCTTGTCTGTGTTTCAATACTGTGATATTAGTCAtgaaatatttactttaaataaaacagggaCGAAGAGAGTACTGGATACACGACCATGATGACCACTgatatatttgtgtatttacaaAAGGATCTTGTGTGAAATAGATATTTGAATTCTCACCAATCAAATAAAGCACAATCATATGTTGTGTCCTGCTGTTGTGTTTCCTCAGAATTCTTTGTTCATATTATACAACAGTCCTGGGGGCTCCTGAGCTGTCGTAGGTTACTCTGGATCTTTGGtgggacggcctgctgctatggagactcatcggcagcagccgccatgatggaaatcctgCCTCAGCCTAacgttcagtcaacctaacgacaggctgagagctggagctgagacgggTTTTAAGCCTTATGACAAACGGTTAcatcccgcccacctgtcaatcaggtcagctacgctcctaactatggataacacgtatcgttttcaaaatcaaaatagagGCGTttcaaaaaaatcacccccctacagt is part of the Labrus mixtus chromosome 19, fLabMix1.1, whole genome shotgun sequence genome and encodes:
- the LOC132994385 gene encoding regulator of G-protein signaling 20 is translated as MGSERLEMRKRQMQVHQETAASVLQARHRMGNTPTNASNACCFCWCCCCSCSCLTVRGEDETVQRSTFEHRTEGTTNCEESLKPTLEDARSWSISFEKVMKSAAGRSCFRQFLRTEFSEENMMFWLACEDLKKETNKTVVEEKVRQIYEDFISILSPKEVSLDSRVREVINRNMLEPTSCTFDDAQQQIYTLMQRDSYPRFINSSEYTDLLKNLEEPPPEP